Proteins from a genomic interval of Mycobacterium conspicuum:
- a CDS encoding C39 family peptidase has product MRTARRIALLGIVGVIGFCGATTTVTPTAHAAPSPRRDGQMYGDPGAAAPFWRRQHGSNCGEMAAADVIGEVTGREPDEQQINATAQSTQSIAHPGPIWTPGGSTNSMDIALLLARYGVGSDAAPSSIGAIEQALARGHKVIAGANGPILWNERGDRSKQDHFVVVTGIEIKGDTNADVVHLNDSGNNAGRDEQVPLAVFERSWATSGNYAIVTR; this is encoded by the coding sequence ATGCGAACGGCAAGGCGGATAGCGCTACTGGGCATCGTCGGAGTGATCGGATTCTGCGGTGCCACAACCACAGTCACACCCACGGCGCACGCCGCGCCGTCCCCACGCCGCGACGGCCAGATGTACGGCGATCCCGGTGCCGCGGCGCCGTTTTGGCGCCGGCAGCACGGTTCCAACTGCGGGGAGATGGCCGCGGCCGACGTGATCGGCGAGGTGACCGGTCGTGAGCCCGACGAGCAGCAGATCAATGCCACCGCGCAGAGCACCCAGAGCATCGCGCACCCCGGGCCGATCTGGACGCCCGGGGGCTCGACGAACAGCATGGACATCGCGCTGCTGCTGGCACGCTACGGCGTCGGATCCGACGCCGCGCCCAGCTCGATCGGGGCAATCGAACAGGCGCTGGCTCGGGGGCACAAGGTGATCGCCGGCGCCAACGGCCCGATCCTGTGGAACGAGCGCGGCGACCGCTCCAAGCAAGACCACTTCGTCGTCGTCACGGGCATCGAAATAAAGGGGGACACCAACGCGGATGTGGTGCACCTCAACGACAGTGGCAACAATGCCGGCCGCGACGAGCAGGTCCCCCTCGCCGTGTTCGAGCGATCGTGGGCCACCAGCGGTAACTACGCCATTGTCACCAGGTAG
- a CDS encoding TetR/AcrR family transcriptional regulator: MTTRSASATRNIPTGREEVAAAILEAATGLFAERGPAATSIRDIAARSKVNHGLVFRHFGTKDQLVGAVLDHLSATTNSLRRTDASPAQVQRSVDRHMRVIARALLDGYPVGQLQTQFPGMSQLLDGIRPRHTDDRSARLALANAAALQFGWRLFEPFLRASTGLDELTDDELRAAIDGEVGRILEPH, from the coding sequence ATGACTACGCGTTCGGCAAGTGCCACCCGCAACATTCCCACCGGGCGGGAAGAGGTCGCCGCGGCGATCCTGGAGGCCGCCACCGGGTTGTTCGCGGAGCGAGGCCCGGCCGCGACGTCGATCCGCGACATCGCCGCCCGCTCGAAGGTCAACCATGGACTGGTGTTTCGGCACTTCGGCACCAAGGACCAACTCGTCGGCGCCGTGCTCGATCACCTCAGCGCGACCACGAACAGCTTGCGGCGAACCGACGCGTCGCCCGCGCAGGTGCAGCGATCCGTCGACCGGCACATGCGGGTGATCGCGCGCGCGTTGCTCGACGGATATCCGGTGGGGCAGCTGCAGACGCAGTTCCCCGGCATGTCGCAACTGCTCGACGGCATACGCCCGCGCCACACCGACGACCGCAGCGCGCGGCTGGCGCTCGCCAATGCCGCTGCCCTGCAATTCGGTTGGCGGCTGTTCGAGCCCTTCCTGCGGGCGTCGACCGGTCTCGACGAGCTGACCGACGACGAATTGCGCGCGGCGATCGACGGCGAGGTCGGCCGCATTCTCGAACCCCACTAA
- a CDS encoding TauD/TfdA dioxygenase family protein, with translation MTDQITVTKLGSQIGARIDGVHLGGDLDPDTVEEIRDALLSYKVIFFRGQHHLDDEQQLAFARLLGTPIGHPAAGVLAAADAPIITPINSDYGKATRWHTDVTFVANYPSASILRAVTLPSYGGSTLWASTAAAYDALPEPLKWFVDNLWALHTNRYDYVDAEATTSTASMTEAQRAFRQAFEKADYRTEHPVVRVHPETGERTLVAGNFVRGFVGLDSYESTMLLELLQRRITMPENTIRWNWDLGDVAIWDNQATQHRAIDDYDNQHRLMHRVTLMGDVPVNVHGQRSRVVSGAPLTALAS, from the coding sequence ATGACCGACCAGATCACCGTCACCAAACTGGGCAGCCAGATCGGCGCGCGCATCGACGGGGTGCACCTGGGCGGTGACCTCGATCCGGACACCGTTGAGGAGATCCGGGACGCGTTGCTTTCCTACAAGGTGATCTTCTTCCGTGGCCAGCACCACCTCGACGACGAGCAGCAACTCGCGTTCGCCCGGCTGCTGGGCACGCCGATCGGCCATCCCGCCGCCGGTGTCTTGGCCGCCGCCGATGCCCCGATCATCACGCCGATCAACTCCGACTACGGCAAGGCGACGCGCTGGCACACCGACGTCACCTTTGTGGCGAACTATCCCTCGGCCTCGATCCTGCGCGCGGTCACGCTGCCCAGCTACGGCGGCTCGACGCTCTGGGCCTCCACCGCGGCGGCCTACGACGCCCTGCCCGAGCCGCTCAAGTGGTTCGTCGACAACCTGTGGGCGCTGCACACCAACCGCTACGACTACGTGGATGCTGAAGCCACCACGTCGACGGCTTCGATGACAGAAGCTCAGCGCGCATTCCGGCAGGCCTTCGAGAAGGCGGATTACCGCACCGAGCATCCCGTGGTTCGGGTGCACCCGGAGACCGGTGAGCGCACGCTGGTGGCGGGTAATTTCGTGCGCGGCTTCGTCGGCCTGGACAGCTACGAGTCGACCATGCTGCTGGAACTGCTGCAGCGACGAATCACGATGCCCGAGAACACGATTCGCTGGAATTGGGATCTAGGCGACGTCGCCATCTGGGACAACCAGGCAACTCAGCACCGGGCGATCGACGATTACGACAACCAGCATCGGCTCATGCATCGGGTCACCCTGATGGGCGACGTACCCGTCAACGTGCACGGGCAACGCAGCCGAGTGGTCAGCGGCGCGCCGCTGACGGCGCTCGCGAGCTGA